The proteins below are encoded in one region of Kogia breviceps isolate mKogBre1 chromosome 8, mKogBre1 haplotype 1, whole genome shotgun sequence:
- the POLR1E gene encoding DNA-directed RNA polymerase I subunit RPA49, with product MAAEVLPGARWLYCGEPDESQRALLVQFSNGKLQNPGNMRFTLYKSNDSTNPRKRSQRILAAETDRLYYVGNNFGTGALKCNTLCRHFVGILNKTSGQMEVYDAELFNMQPLFSDESVQSDSTLESHTKSFREKMDSCIEAFGTTKQKRALNSRRMNKVGSESLNSAVAKAAESIIDTKGVTALVSDAIHDDLPDDSLYLPPCHADAAKPEDVYKFEDLLSPAEYDALKSPSEAFRNVTSEEILKMIEENSHCSFVIEALKSLPSSEESRDRQARCIWFLDTLIRFRAQKVIKRKSALGPGVPHIINTKLLKHFTCLIYNNGSLRNLISDSMKAKITAYVIILALHINDFQIDLTVLQRDLKLSEKRMMEIAKAMRLKISKRRVSLTVGREEDHKLGTLSIPLPPAQALDRQSKRRKIT from the exons ATGGCGGCGGAGGTGTTGCCGGGTGCGAGGTGGCTGTACTGTGGAGAGCCCGACGAGAGCCAGAGAGCTCTACTGG TCCAGTTCTCCAATGGGAAGCTACAGAATCCAGGCAACATGCGCTTTACCTTGTACAAGAGCAATGACTCCACAAACCCCAGGAAGAGGAGTCAGCGGATCCTG GCAGCTGAAACAGACAGACTTTACTATGTGGGAAACAATTTTGGGACTGGAGCCCTGAAATGCAACACTCTCTGCAG GCACTTTGTGGGAATTTTGAACAAGACCTCTGGCCAAATGGAAGTATATGATGCTGAATTGTTCAATATGCAGCCGCTGTTTTCTG aTGAATCAGTTCAGAGTGATTCGACACTAGAGAGTCACACCAAATCATTTAGAGAAAAG ATGGATTCTTGCATTGAAGCCTTTGGTACCACCAAACAGAAGCGGGCTCTGAACTCCAGGAGAATGAACAAAGTTGGCAGTGAATCTTTGAATAGTGCAGTGGCTAAAGCTGCAGAGAGTATAATTGATACAAAGGGTGTGACTG CCCTGGTCAGTGACGCCATCCATGATGACTTGCCGGATGACTCCCTctacctccctccctgccatgctgATGCAGCCAAGCCTGAAGATGTGTATAAATTTGAAGACC TTCTTTCCCCTGCGGAGTATGACGCTCTTAAGAGCCCATCTGAAGCTTTCAGGAATGTCACCTCAGAAGAAATACTGAAGATGATTGAAGAGAACAG TCActgctcctttgtcatagaagCGTTGAAGTCTTTGCCATCAAGTGAGGAGAGCCGAGACCGCCAGGCCCGGTGCATATGGTTTCTGGACACTCTCATCAGATTTCGAGCACAGAAAGTGATTAAGCGGAAAA GTGCCCTGGGACCTGGAGTTCCCCACATCATTAACACCAAACTGCTGAAGCACTTTACGTGCTTGATCTACAACAATGGCAG TTTGCGGAACTTAATTTCAGACTCTATGAAGGCAAAGATCACTGCCTATGTGATCATACTGGCTTTGCACATAAACGACTTCCAGATTGACCTGACGGTGTTACAGAGGGACTTGAAGCTCAGTGAGAAAAG GATGATGGAGATAGCGAAAGCCATGAGACTGAAGATCTCTAAAAGAAGGGTTTCTCTGAcagtgggcagggaggaggaTCACAAACTCGGCACCCTGTCCATCCCactgcccccagcccaggccttgGACCGTCAGTCAAAGCGGAGGAAAATCACCTAG